One Triplophysa dalaica isolate WHDGS20190420 chromosome 11, ASM1584641v1, whole genome shotgun sequence genomic window carries:
- the LOC130432169 gene encoding cytochrome c oxidase subunit 5B, mitochondrial yields MASKILLRACRVTLMRKQHVLLQTPQRVMSTKGIPTDEEQAAGLERRVLQAMKKGQDPYSILKPKEYTGTRDDPHIVPSINNKRLVGCLCEEDNTAIVWFWLHEGNPQRCPSCGSHYELVHHELPQ; encoded by the exons ATGGCGAGTAAAATCCTTCTGCGCGCGTGTCGCGTAACTTTGATGagaaaacaacatgttttaCTGCAAACACCTCAGCGCGTGATGTCGACTAAAG GTATTCCAACAGATGAGGAACAGGCTGCAGGTCTGGAGCGACGTGTCCTGCAGGCCATGAAGAAGGGCCAA GATCCATACAGCATTCTCAAGCCAAAGGAATATACTGGAACCAGAGACGACCCTCATATCGTCCCCAGCATCAATAACAAGCGTCTGGTGGGCTGTCTGT GTGAGGAGGACAACACAGCCATTGTTTGGTTCTGGCTGCATGAAGGAAACCCACAGCGCTGTCCATCCTGCGGCTCACATTATGAGCTCGTCCATCATGAGCTTCCTcaatga
- the herc4 gene encoding probable E3 ubiquitin-protein ligase HERC4 isoform X1 — MLCWGNASYGQLGFGGIDEEIVLEPRKCEFFEGKRVRDVGCGRRHSVFLLEDGTVYTCGCNDLGQLGHDKARKRPEQVVALDTQNIVSVCCGEAHTLALNDKGQVFAWGMASDGQLGLANTEECVRVPRTVKSLSEVSITQVTCGYWHSLALARGGQIFSWGQNKYGQLGLGSQGVSVCTPQVIQSLQGVPFAQISAGGAHSFGLTLSGAIFGWGRNKFGQLGLNDNDDRCFPALLKTLRSQRVVYVCCGEDHTAALTKEGGVFTFGAGGYGQLGHNSTNHEVNPRKVFELMGNVVTQIACGRQHTLAFIPSSGKIDSFGLGGNGQLGTRSTCNRMSPAPVKGCWRAHTDPVPMDTHGVSDAAESFCVKRIYAGGDQSFAHYALPEDNVPPLDVRVCSPGGQICTLTSDLIQIWTRNTHGRLSAEIANEIDLVFSSASCLNGSFLSTSNPGHYSTNSKCSGVDINMARLLYHRLIQHHDPHVSQIIAASLEKNVLPRLSGSPPDVEALRLYLTLPECPLLNNPSNYTTLTIPFAKCVISLKDAPLRVLGNWWSRLEPVVFQRLVELYKEVVVYLLRMQKLGISHSEQRIFTCFLHTSLKLLEILHAVNERAGQIIQYDKFYIHELDELTDIRNDYVTWIQQQMFSGVVDSQVTLCKYPFVFDAPAKTTLLQTDAVIQMQMAVDQAQRQNFTSLFLSGGGVESVNPCLILIVRRENVVGDTMEVLRKSKNVDYKKPLKVIFVGEEAVDAGGVRKEFFLLMMKELLDPKYGMFRYYEDSRLIWFAHKTFEDIDLFHLVGVICGLAIYNLTIVELNFPLALYKKLLKKSPTLEDLKELMPDVGRSLQQLLDYTEEDLEETFCLNFTVTEDNFGATEVLELIPNGMDISVNMSNRQEFVSAYVDYIFNTSVAPQFMAFYAGFHKVCGGKVLELFQPSELQAMVIGNTNYDWKELEKSTEYKGEYWADHPTIKIFWEVFHELPLEDKKKFLLFLTGSDRIPILGMKSLALVIQPTGGGGQYFPVAHTCFNLLDLPKYTNKETLREKLLQAVEHNQGFNLV; from the exons ATGCTGTGTTGGGGTAACGCGTCATACGGGCAGCTGGGTTTCGGTGGGATAGATGAGGAGATAGTTCTGGAGCCCAGGAAATGTGAGTTCTTTGAGGGAAAGCGCGTGCGAGATGTGGGATGTGGCAGACGTCACAGCGTCTTTCTGCTGGAGGACGGGACCGTCTACACGTGCGGCTGTAATGATCTGGGCCAGCTGGGACATGACAAAGCACGCAAGAGGCCAG AGCAGGTGGTGGCTCTGGACACTCAGAACATTGTGTCGGTGTGTTGTGGTGAGGCTCACACTTTGGCTCTGAATGATAAAGGACAGGTGTTTGCGTGGGGTATGGCCTCAGATGGGCAGCTGGGACTGGCAAATACAGAAGAGTGTGTCCGTGTACCCAG AACGGTCAAGAGTTTATCGGAGGTGAGCATTACACAGGTGACCTGTGGTTACTGGCATTCTCTTGCTTTAGCTCGAG GAGGTCAGATATTCTCTTGGGGTCAGAATAAATACGGTCAGCTGGGCTTAGGGAGTCAGGGCGTTTCTGTCTGTACTCCACAAGTCATTCAGTCTCTTCAGGGCGTTCCGTTCGCCCAGATATCCGCCGGAGGAGCTCACAGCTTTGGACTGACTCTGTCCGGCGCCATCTTCGGCTGGGGACGCAACAAGTTCGGCCAGCTGGGTCTCAATGACAACGACG ATCGATGTTTTCCTGCTTTACTGAAGACTCTCAGATCTCAGCGAGTGGTTTATGTTTGCTGTGGAGAAGATCACACTGCAGCGCTCACTAAG gagggAGGTGTGTTCACGTTTGGAGCTGGAGGTTACGGTCAGCTGGGTCACAACAGCACAAACCACGAGGTGAACCCTAGGAAAGTGTTTGAGCTCATGGGAAATGTGGTGACACAGATCGCTTGTGGAAG GCAGCACACTTTGGCGTTCATCCCTTCATCAGGAAAGATCGACTCCTTCGGTCTGGGAGGAAACGGACAGCTCGGGACGCGCTCCACCTGTAACAGAATGAGTCCTGCTCCAGTGAAAGGCTGCTGGCGAGCTCACACAGATCCTGTGCCCATGGACACCC ATGGTGTTTCAGATGCAGCTGAGAGCTTCTGTGTGAAGAGAATCTATGCTGGAGGAGATCAGAGCTTCGCTCACTACGCTTTACCTGAG GACAACGTTCCTCCGCTGGATGTGAGAGTTTGTAGCCCCGGCGGTCAGATCTGCACTCTCACCTCTGATCTCATTCAGATTTGGACGAGGAACACGCATGGGAGACTGTCAGCAGAAATCGCAAA TGAGATTGATCTGGTGTTCTCCTCGGCCAGTTGTCTCAACGGAAGCTTTCTGTCCACGAG TAATCCAGGTCATTACAGCACTAACAGCAAGTGCTCGGGTGTGGACATAAACATGGCTCGTCTGCTCTATCACAGACTCATCCAGCATCATGACCCTCATGTCTCACAGATC ATTGCTGCTAGTTTAGAGAAGAACGTCCTGCCCAGGTTGAGCGGTTCTCCACCAGACGTGGAAGCTTTGAGACTTTACCTCACACTGCCCGAATGTCCTCTCCTGAACAACCCCAGCAACTACACCACGCTGACCATTCCCTTCGCCAAGTGTGTCATCAGTCTGAAAGACGCTCCGCTCCGAGTGCTCG GTAACTGGTGGTCCAGGTTGGAGCCGGTGGTCTTTCAGAGGCTGGTGGAGCTCTATAAGGAGGTGGTGGTGTATCTGTTACGCATGCAGAAGCTGGGCATCTCTCACAGTGAGCAGAGAATCTTCACCTGCTTTCTACACACTTCCCTCAAACTGCTGGAGATCCTGCACGCG GTCAACGAGCGCGCCGGCCAAATCATCCAGTATGACAAGTTTTATATTCACGAGCTGGATGAGTTGACTGACATCAGGAACGATTACGTCACCTGGATTCAGCAGCAGATGTTCTCTGGA GTCGTGGACTCTCAGGTCACCCTGTGTAAATACCCCTTTGTTTTTGACGCCCCTGCCAAGACCACGCTGCTCCAGACAGACGCCGTCATCCAGATGCAG ATGGCGGTGGATCAGGCGCAGAGGCAGAACTTCacttctctctttctgtcgGGCGGAGGGGTGGAGTCGGTCAATCCCTGTCTCATACTCATTGTGCGGCGAGAGAACGTGGTCGGAGACACCATGGAGGTGCTGAGGAAGTCCAAAAACGTGGATTACAAGAAACCTCTCAAG GTGATTTTTGTGGGTGAAGAGGCTGTAGATGCCGGCGGTGTGAGGAAAGAATTCTTTCTGCTCATGATGAAAGAGCTCTTGGACCCAAAATACGGCATGTTCAGATACTACGAAGACTCTAGACTCATCTGGTTCGCTCATAAG ACGTTTGAAGACATCGATCTGTTTCATCTGGTGGGTGTGATCTGTGGTCTGGCCATCTATAATCTGACTATAGTGGAGCTGAACTTTCCTCTAGCACTCTATAAGAAACTGCTGAAGAAAAGTCCAACGCTAGAGGACCTGAAGGAGCTCATGCCCGACGTgggaag GAGTCTTCAGCAGCTGCTGGATTATACAGAAGAGGATTTAGAAGAAACTTTCTGTCTGAATTTCACC GTCACAGAGGACAACTTTGGTGCTACAGAAGTATTAGAGCTGATACCTAATGGGATGGACATCAGTGTGAACATGTCCAACAG GCAGGAGTTTGTCTCTGCTTACGTGGATTATATTTTCAACACTTCTGTGGCTCCTCAGTTCATGGCGTTCTACGCTGGATTTCATAAAGTGTGCGGAGGGAAAGTTCTGGAGCTTTTTCAGCCCAGTGAACTGCAGGCCATGGTCATAGGAAACACAAACTATGACTGGAAAGAGTTAGAGAAG AGCACAGAGTATAAGGGGGAGTACTGGGCAGACCACCCCACCATCAAGATATTCTGGGAGGTGTTTCATGAGCTGCCTCTAGAGGACAAGAAGAAGTTTCTGT TGTTCCTGACGGGCAGCGACCGAATTCCCATTCTAGGTATGAAGAGTTTGGCGCTGGTCATTCAGCCCACGGGCGGCGGCGGGCAGTATTTTCCTGTAGCGCACACGTGCTTCAACCTGTTGGACCTTCCCAAGTACACTAACAAAGAAACACTGAGAGAGAAACTGCTACAGGCTGTTGAACACAACCAGGGCTTTAATCTGGTCTAA
- the herc4 gene encoding probable E3 ubiquitin-protein ligase HERC4 isoform X2 has translation MWDVADVTASFCWRTGPSTRAAVMIWASWDMTKHARGQVVALDTQNIVSVCCGEAHTLALNDKGQVFAWGMASDGQLGLANTEECVRVPRTVKSLSEVSITQVTCGYWHSLALARGGQIFSWGQNKYGQLGLGSQGVSVCTPQVIQSLQGVPFAQISAGGAHSFGLTLSGAIFGWGRNKFGQLGLNDNDDRCFPALLKTLRSQRVVYVCCGEDHTAALTKEGGVFTFGAGGYGQLGHNSTNHEVNPRKVFELMGNVVTQIACGRQHTLAFIPSSGKIDSFGLGGNGQLGTRSTCNRMSPAPVKGCWRAHTDPVPMDTHGVSDAAESFCVKRIYAGGDQSFAHYALPEDNVPPLDVRVCSPGGQICTLTSDLIQIWTRNTHGRLSAEIANEIDLVFSSASCLNGSFLSTSNPGHYSTNSKCSGVDINMARLLYHRLIQHHDPHVSQIIAASLEKNVLPRLSGSPPDVEALRLYLTLPECPLLNNPSNYTTLTIPFAKCVISLKDAPLRVLGNWWSRLEPVVFQRLVELYKEVVVYLLRMQKLGISHSEQRIFTCFLHTSLKLLEILHAVNERAGQIIQYDKFYIHELDELTDIRNDYVTWIQQQMFSGVVDSQVTLCKYPFVFDAPAKTTLLQTDAVIQMQMAVDQAQRQNFTSLFLSGGGVESVNPCLILIVRRENVVGDTMEVLRKSKNVDYKKPLKVIFVGEEAVDAGGVRKEFFLLMMKELLDPKYGMFRYYEDSRLIWFAHKTFEDIDLFHLVGVICGLAIYNLTIVELNFPLALYKKLLKKSPTLEDLKELMPDVGRSLQQLLDYTEEDLEETFCLNFTVTEDNFGATEVLELIPNGMDISVNMSNRQEFVSAYVDYIFNTSVAPQFMAFYAGFHKVCGGKVLELFQPSELQAMVIGNTNYDWKELEKSTEYKGEYWADHPTIKIFWEVFHELPLEDKKKFLLFLTGSDRIPILGMKSLALVIQPTGGGGQYFPVAHTCFNLLDLPKYTNKETLREKLLQAVEHNQGFNLV, from the exons ATGTGGGATGTGGCAGACGTCACAGCGTCTTTCTGCTGGAGGACGGGACCGTCTACACGTGCGGCTGTAATGATCTGGGCCAGCTGGGACATGACAAAGCACGCAAGAGGCCAG GTGGTGGCTCTGGACACTCAGAACATTGTGTCGGTGTGTTGTGGTGAGGCTCACACTTTGGCTCTGAATGATAAAGGACAGGTGTTTGCGTGGGGTATGGCCTCAGATGGGCAGCTGGGACTGGCAAATACAGAAGAGTGTGTCCGTGTACCCAG AACGGTCAAGAGTTTATCGGAGGTGAGCATTACACAGGTGACCTGTGGTTACTGGCATTCTCTTGCTTTAGCTCGAG GAGGTCAGATATTCTCTTGGGGTCAGAATAAATACGGTCAGCTGGGCTTAGGGAGTCAGGGCGTTTCTGTCTGTACTCCACAAGTCATTCAGTCTCTTCAGGGCGTTCCGTTCGCCCAGATATCCGCCGGAGGAGCTCACAGCTTTGGACTGACTCTGTCCGGCGCCATCTTCGGCTGGGGACGCAACAAGTTCGGCCAGCTGGGTCTCAATGACAACGACG ATCGATGTTTTCCTGCTTTACTGAAGACTCTCAGATCTCAGCGAGTGGTTTATGTTTGCTGTGGAGAAGATCACACTGCAGCGCTCACTAAG gagggAGGTGTGTTCACGTTTGGAGCTGGAGGTTACGGTCAGCTGGGTCACAACAGCACAAACCACGAGGTGAACCCTAGGAAAGTGTTTGAGCTCATGGGAAATGTGGTGACACAGATCGCTTGTGGAAG GCAGCACACTTTGGCGTTCATCCCTTCATCAGGAAAGATCGACTCCTTCGGTCTGGGAGGAAACGGACAGCTCGGGACGCGCTCCACCTGTAACAGAATGAGTCCTGCTCCAGTGAAAGGCTGCTGGCGAGCTCACACAGATCCTGTGCCCATGGACACCC ATGGTGTTTCAGATGCAGCTGAGAGCTTCTGTGTGAAGAGAATCTATGCTGGAGGAGATCAGAGCTTCGCTCACTACGCTTTACCTGAG GACAACGTTCCTCCGCTGGATGTGAGAGTTTGTAGCCCCGGCGGTCAGATCTGCACTCTCACCTCTGATCTCATTCAGATTTGGACGAGGAACACGCATGGGAGACTGTCAGCAGAAATCGCAAA TGAGATTGATCTGGTGTTCTCCTCGGCCAGTTGTCTCAACGGAAGCTTTCTGTCCACGAG TAATCCAGGTCATTACAGCACTAACAGCAAGTGCTCGGGTGTGGACATAAACATGGCTCGTCTGCTCTATCACAGACTCATCCAGCATCATGACCCTCATGTCTCACAGATC ATTGCTGCTAGTTTAGAGAAGAACGTCCTGCCCAGGTTGAGCGGTTCTCCACCAGACGTGGAAGCTTTGAGACTTTACCTCACACTGCCCGAATGTCCTCTCCTGAACAACCCCAGCAACTACACCACGCTGACCATTCCCTTCGCCAAGTGTGTCATCAGTCTGAAAGACGCTCCGCTCCGAGTGCTCG GTAACTGGTGGTCCAGGTTGGAGCCGGTGGTCTTTCAGAGGCTGGTGGAGCTCTATAAGGAGGTGGTGGTGTATCTGTTACGCATGCAGAAGCTGGGCATCTCTCACAGTGAGCAGAGAATCTTCACCTGCTTTCTACACACTTCCCTCAAACTGCTGGAGATCCTGCACGCG GTCAACGAGCGCGCCGGCCAAATCATCCAGTATGACAAGTTTTATATTCACGAGCTGGATGAGTTGACTGACATCAGGAACGATTACGTCACCTGGATTCAGCAGCAGATGTTCTCTGGA GTCGTGGACTCTCAGGTCACCCTGTGTAAATACCCCTTTGTTTTTGACGCCCCTGCCAAGACCACGCTGCTCCAGACAGACGCCGTCATCCAGATGCAG ATGGCGGTGGATCAGGCGCAGAGGCAGAACTTCacttctctctttctgtcgGGCGGAGGGGTGGAGTCGGTCAATCCCTGTCTCATACTCATTGTGCGGCGAGAGAACGTGGTCGGAGACACCATGGAGGTGCTGAGGAAGTCCAAAAACGTGGATTACAAGAAACCTCTCAAG GTGATTTTTGTGGGTGAAGAGGCTGTAGATGCCGGCGGTGTGAGGAAAGAATTCTTTCTGCTCATGATGAAAGAGCTCTTGGACCCAAAATACGGCATGTTCAGATACTACGAAGACTCTAGACTCATCTGGTTCGCTCATAAG ACGTTTGAAGACATCGATCTGTTTCATCTGGTGGGTGTGATCTGTGGTCTGGCCATCTATAATCTGACTATAGTGGAGCTGAACTTTCCTCTAGCACTCTATAAGAAACTGCTGAAGAAAAGTCCAACGCTAGAGGACCTGAAGGAGCTCATGCCCGACGTgggaag GAGTCTTCAGCAGCTGCTGGATTATACAGAAGAGGATTTAGAAGAAACTTTCTGTCTGAATTTCACC GTCACAGAGGACAACTTTGGTGCTACAGAAGTATTAGAGCTGATACCTAATGGGATGGACATCAGTGTGAACATGTCCAACAG GCAGGAGTTTGTCTCTGCTTACGTGGATTATATTTTCAACACTTCTGTGGCTCCTCAGTTCATGGCGTTCTACGCTGGATTTCATAAAGTGTGCGGAGGGAAAGTTCTGGAGCTTTTTCAGCCCAGTGAACTGCAGGCCATGGTCATAGGAAACACAAACTATGACTGGAAAGAGTTAGAGAAG AGCACAGAGTATAAGGGGGAGTACTGGGCAGACCACCCCACCATCAAGATATTCTGGGAGGTGTTTCATGAGCTGCCTCTAGAGGACAAGAAGAAGTTTCTGT TGTTCCTGACGGGCAGCGACCGAATTCCCATTCTAGGTATGAAGAGTTTGGCGCTGGTCATTCAGCCCACGGGCGGCGGCGGGCAGTATTTTCCTGTAGCGCACACGTGCTTCAACCTGTTGGACCTTCCCAAGTACACTAACAAAGAAACACTGAGAGAGAAACTGCTACAGGCTGTTGAACACAACCAGGGCTTTAATCTGGTCTAA
- the herc4 gene encoding probable E3 ubiquitin-protein ligase HERC4 isoform X3, giving the protein MASDGQLGLANTEECVRVPRTVKSLSEVSITQVTCGYWHSLALARGGQIFSWGQNKYGQLGLGSQGVSVCTPQVIQSLQGVPFAQISAGGAHSFGLTLSGAIFGWGRNKFGQLGLNDNDDRCFPALLKTLRSQRVVYVCCGEDHTAALTKEGGVFTFGAGGYGQLGHNSTNHEVNPRKVFELMGNVVTQIACGRQHTLAFIPSSGKIDSFGLGGNGQLGTRSTCNRMSPAPVKGCWRAHTDPVPMDTHGVSDAAESFCVKRIYAGGDQSFAHYALPEDNVPPLDVRVCSPGGQICTLTSDLIQIWTRNTHGRLSAEIANEIDLVFSSASCLNGSFLSTSNPGHYSTNSKCSGVDINMARLLYHRLIQHHDPHVSQIIAASLEKNVLPRLSGSPPDVEALRLYLTLPECPLLNNPSNYTTLTIPFAKCVISLKDAPLRVLGNWWSRLEPVVFQRLVELYKEVVVYLLRMQKLGISHSEQRIFTCFLHTSLKLLEILHAVNERAGQIIQYDKFYIHELDELTDIRNDYVTWIQQQMFSGVVDSQVTLCKYPFVFDAPAKTTLLQTDAVIQMQMAVDQAQRQNFTSLFLSGGGVESVNPCLILIVRRENVVGDTMEVLRKSKNVDYKKPLKVIFVGEEAVDAGGVRKEFFLLMMKELLDPKYGMFRYYEDSRLIWFAHKTFEDIDLFHLVGVICGLAIYNLTIVELNFPLALYKKLLKKSPTLEDLKELMPDVGRSLQQLLDYTEEDLEETFCLNFTVTEDNFGATEVLELIPNGMDISVNMSNRQEFVSAYVDYIFNTSVAPQFMAFYAGFHKVCGGKVLELFQPSELQAMVIGNTNYDWKELEKSTEYKGEYWADHPTIKIFWEVFHELPLEDKKKFLLFLTGSDRIPILGMKSLALVIQPTGGGGQYFPVAHTCFNLLDLPKYTNKETLREKLLQAVEHNQGFNLV; this is encoded by the exons ATGGCCTCAGATGGGCAGCTGGGACTGGCAAATACAGAAGAGTGTGTCCGTGTACCCAG AACGGTCAAGAGTTTATCGGAGGTGAGCATTACACAGGTGACCTGTGGTTACTGGCATTCTCTTGCTTTAGCTCGAG GAGGTCAGATATTCTCTTGGGGTCAGAATAAATACGGTCAGCTGGGCTTAGGGAGTCAGGGCGTTTCTGTCTGTACTCCACAAGTCATTCAGTCTCTTCAGGGCGTTCCGTTCGCCCAGATATCCGCCGGAGGAGCTCACAGCTTTGGACTGACTCTGTCCGGCGCCATCTTCGGCTGGGGACGCAACAAGTTCGGCCAGCTGGGTCTCAATGACAACGACG ATCGATGTTTTCCTGCTTTACTGAAGACTCTCAGATCTCAGCGAGTGGTTTATGTTTGCTGTGGAGAAGATCACACTGCAGCGCTCACTAAG gagggAGGTGTGTTCACGTTTGGAGCTGGAGGTTACGGTCAGCTGGGTCACAACAGCACAAACCACGAGGTGAACCCTAGGAAAGTGTTTGAGCTCATGGGAAATGTGGTGACACAGATCGCTTGTGGAAG GCAGCACACTTTGGCGTTCATCCCTTCATCAGGAAAGATCGACTCCTTCGGTCTGGGAGGAAACGGACAGCTCGGGACGCGCTCCACCTGTAACAGAATGAGTCCTGCTCCAGTGAAAGGCTGCTGGCGAGCTCACACAGATCCTGTGCCCATGGACACCC ATGGTGTTTCAGATGCAGCTGAGAGCTTCTGTGTGAAGAGAATCTATGCTGGAGGAGATCAGAGCTTCGCTCACTACGCTTTACCTGAG GACAACGTTCCTCCGCTGGATGTGAGAGTTTGTAGCCCCGGCGGTCAGATCTGCACTCTCACCTCTGATCTCATTCAGATTTGGACGAGGAACACGCATGGGAGACTGTCAGCAGAAATCGCAAA TGAGATTGATCTGGTGTTCTCCTCGGCCAGTTGTCTCAACGGAAGCTTTCTGTCCACGAG TAATCCAGGTCATTACAGCACTAACAGCAAGTGCTCGGGTGTGGACATAAACATGGCTCGTCTGCTCTATCACAGACTCATCCAGCATCATGACCCTCATGTCTCACAGATC ATTGCTGCTAGTTTAGAGAAGAACGTCCTGCCCAGGTTGAGCGGTTCTCCACCAGACGTGGAAGCTTTGAGACTTTACCTCACACTGCCCGAATGTCCTCTCCTGAACAACCCCAGCAACTACACCACGCTGACCATTCCCTTCGCCAAGTGTGTCATCAGTCTGAAAGACGCTCCGCTCCGAGTGCTCG GTAACTGGTGGTCCAGGTTGGAGCCGGTGGTCTTTCAGAGGCTGGTGGAGCTCTATAAGGAGGTGGTGGTGTATCTGTTACGCATGCAGAAGCTGGGCATCTCTCACAGTGAGCAGAGAATCTTCACCTGCTTTCTACACACTTCCCTCAAACTGCTGGAGATCCTGCACGCG GTCAACGAGCGCGCCGGCCAAATCATCCAGTATGACAAGTTTTATATTCACGAGCTGGATGAGTTGACTGACATCAGGAACGATTACGTCACCTGGATTCAGCAGCAGATGTTCTCTGGA GTCGTGGACTCTCAGGTCACCCTGTGTAAATACCCCTTTGTTTTTGACGCCCCTGCCAAGACCACGCTGCTCCAGACAGACGCCGTCATCCAGATGCAG ATGGCGGTGGATCAGGCGCAGAGGCAGAACTTCacttctctctttctgtcgGGCGGAGGGGTGGAGTCGGTCAATCCCTGTCTCATACTCATTGTGCGGCGAGAGAACGTGGTCGGAGACACCATGGAGGTGCTGAGGAAGTCCAAAAACGTGGATTACAAGAAACCTCTCAAG GTGATTTTTGTGGGTGAAGAGGCTGTAGATGCCGGCGGTGTGAGGAAAGAATTCTTTCTGCTCATGATGAAAGAGCTCTTGGACCCAAAATACGGCATGTTCAGATACTACGAAGACTCTAGACTCATCTGGTTCGCTCATAAG ACGTTTGAAGACATCGATCTGTTTCATCTGGTGGGTGTGATCTGTGGTCTGGCCATCTATAATCTGACTATAGTGGAGCTGAACTTTCCTCTAGCACTCTATAAGAAACTGCTGAAGAAAAGTCCAACGCTAGAGGACCTGAAGGAGCTCATGCCCGACGTgggaag GAGTCTTCAGCAGCTGCTGGATTATACAGAAGAGGATTTAGAAGAAACTTTCTGTCTGAATTTCACC GTCACAGAGGACAACTTTGGTGCTACAGAAGTATTAGAGCTGATACCTAATGGGATGGACATCAGTGTGAACATGTCCAACAG GCAGGAGTTTGTCTCTGCTTACGTGGATTATATTTTCAACACTTCTGTGGCTCCTCAGTTCATGGCGTTCTACGCTGGATTTCATAAAGTGTGCGGAGGGAAAGTTCTGGAGCTTTTTCAGCCCAGTGAACTGCAGGCCATGGTCATAGGAAACACAAACTATGACTGGAAAGAGTTAGAGAAG AGCACAGAGTATAAGGGGGAGTACTGGGCAGACCACCCCACCATCAAGATATTCTGGGAGGTGTTTCATGAGCTGCCTCTAGAGGACAAGAAGAAGTTTCTGT TGTTCCTGACGGGCAGCGACCGAATTCCCATTCTAGGTATGAAGAGTTTGGCGCTGGTCATTCAGCCCACGGGCGGCGGCGGGCAGTATTTTCCTGTAGCGCACACGTGCTTCAACCTGTTGGACCTTCCCAAGTACACTAACAAAGAAACACTGAGAGAGAAACTGCTACAGGCTGTTGAACACAACCAGGGCTTTAATCTGGTCTAA
- the ccnj gene encoding cyclin-J, whose product MELEGQWWKGELAEDIYHALRYKELRLPVYKGQSPQLSLRRYFADLIAIVSNRFKLCPAARHLAVYLLDLFMDCYDISVQQLHMVALSCLLLASKFEEREDRVPKLETLNGLGCMTSMNLVLSKQGLLHMELLLLETFQWNLYLPTAAHFIEYYLPFAVNESDLHDGWPMTCMEKTMLYMSKYSDYFLEVSLQDHAFLLFVPSLVAAACVASSRVILRLSPAWPPRLQCLTAYSWEQMLPCVERLLLAHDSDVKEANKQKCQQSSAPSAQVGYPIQGQSVTLHQYVQRPNSQYIQQSCQPVVVSAQGNATYLTASMQASTAPPHGLVQTHTISAPMDAKVNMPARAYQVNALYPCAAPCFDR is encoded by the exons ATGGAGCTGGAGGGTCAGTGGTGGAAGGGGGAGCTCGCAGAGGACATCTATCATGCTCTGCGTTACAAA gAGCTCAGGTTGCCTGTCTACAAGGGCCAGTCCCCACAGCTCAGTCTGAGACGGTATTTCGCAGATCTCATTGCTATAGTGAGCAATCGTTTCAAGCTGTGCCCGGCGGCCAGACACCTGGCTGTTTATCTTCTGGATCTCTTCATGGACTGCTATGACATCTCCGTACAACAGCTTCACATGGTGGCGCTCTCCTGTTTGCTTCTGGCCA GTAAGTTTGAGGAGAGAGAAGACCGCGTCCCGAAGCTGGAGACACTCAACGGTCTGGGCTGCATGACCTCCATGAATCTGGTGTTGAGCAAACAGGGTCTCCTTCACATGGAGCTTCTGCTTCTGGAGACCTTTCAGTGGAACCTCTACCTCCCTACGGCGGCACACTTCATAGAATACTACCTGCCCTTCGCCGTCAATGAGTCTGACCTGCACGACGGCTGGCCCATGACGTGTATGGAGAAGACCATGCTCTACATGTCCAAATATTCCGATTACTTTCTGGAGGTCTCTTTACAAG ATCATGCTTTTCTGCTATTCGTCCCGTCTCTGGTGGCGGCGGCGTGTGTGGCGTCTTCTCGGGTAATCTTGCGTCTGTCTCCCGCCTGGCCCCCCCGTCTCCAGTGTCTGACAGCGTACAGCTGGGAGCAGATGTTGCCCTGCGTGGAGCGTCTCTTACT CGCACACGACAGCGACGTAAAGGAAGCGAACAAGCAGAAGTGCCAGCAGTCGAGCGCTCCGTCTGCGCAGGTGGGTTACCCCATCCAGGGTCAGAGCGTGACCTTGCATCAGTACGTGCAGCGGCCAAACTCGCAGTACATCCAGCAGAGCTGTCAGCCGGTGGTTGTGTCTGCTCAGGGCAATGCAACGTATCTGACAGCATCAATGCAGGCGTCCACGGCCCCCCCGCATGGCCTCGTGCAGACTCACACCATTTCTGCACCCATGGATGCTAAAGTGAATATGCCCGCTAGAGCTTATCAGGTGAATGCACTGTACCCGTGCGCAGCGCCGTGCTTTGACAGGTGA